The following coding sequences lie in one Methylotenera versatilis 301 genomic window:
- a CDS encoding prepilin peptidase → MFSGFSDISSLLQGNTTLFISISVIFGLMVGSFLNVVIHRLPKMMEREWHNNCLELQGKEITEATKYTLAHPRSACPKCGHKITALENIPVISYLLLLKGKCSGCKTAISVRYPLIEALTGLLIGLVSWKFGYTSLTLFAWIFTFALIALTFIDFDTQLLPDDITLPLLWLGLLLNLNNGFTDLKSAVIGAMAGYLILWSVYWAFKLVTGKEGMGYGDFKLLAALGAWFGWQLLPAVILLSSVLGAVIGISLIVFTKRGREIPMPFGPFLAIGGIAALFLGPQLASYYLT, encoded by the coding sequence ATGTTCAGCGGATTTTCTGATATTTCTAGTTTGCTACAAGGGAACACCACACTTTTTATTTCCATATCCGTTATTTTTGGCTTAATGGTCGGCAGTTTTTTGAATGTGGTGATTCATAGATTACCCAAGATGATGGAGCGCGAATGGCATAACAACTGCCTTGAACTGCAAGGCAAAGAGATTACAGAGGCGACCAAATACACCCTCGCCCACCCTCGTTCAGCTTGCCCAAAATGCGGGCATAAAATTACCGCACTAGAAAATATTCCAGTCATTAGCTACCTACTCTTACTGAAAGGTAAATGTAGCGGCTGCAAAACCGCTATCAGCGTGCGCTACCCTCTAATTGAGGCGCTGACAGGCTTATTGATTGGCCTAGTCAGCTGGAAATTCGGCTACACCAGCCTGACTTTATTTGCATGGATATTCACTTTCGCACTGATAGCACTGACCTTTATTGACTTCGACACTCAACTATTACCTGATGACATCACACTGCCACTATTATGGCTGGGCCTGCTACTCAACCTTAACAATGGCTTTACTGACTTAAAATCTGCGGTGATTGGCGCGATGGCTGGCTATCTTATTTTATGGTCAGTTTATTGGGCATTTAAATTAGTGACTGGTAAAGAAGGCATGGGTTATGGCGACTTTAAATTACTCGCGGCACTCGGCGCTTGGTTTGGCTGGCAATTACTACCTGCAGTGATTTTACTGTCTTCAGTACTGGGCGCTGTCATCGGTATTAGTCTGATTGTGTTTACAAAACGTGGGCGTGAAATCCCCATGCCGTTTGGTCCATTTTTAGCGATTGGCGGTATTGCAGCGCTGTTTTTAGGGCCGCAACTTGCCAGTTATTATTTAACTTAA
- the rplU gene encoding 50S ribosomal protein L21 has protein sequence MYAVIKTGGKQYRVISGERLKVEKLEVEVGGTVTLDQILMVSDGDNTTIGSPIINGATVKATVLSHGRGDKVMIFKFRRRKHYRKTQGHRQSFTEIQIGEILAAGQAAAKPAKAKAAKAAE, from the coding sequence ATGTATGCTGTAATTAAAACTGGTGGTAAGCAATATCGCGTAATTTCAGGCGAAAGATTAAAAGTTGAAAAATTAGAAGTTGAAGTTGGCGGTACTGTAACGCTAGATCAAATTTTAATGGTTTCAGATGGTGACAACACAACCATCGGTTCACCTATCATTAACGGCGCAACTGTAAAAGCAACCGTGCTTTCACATGGTCGTGGTGACAAGGTAATGATTTTCAAATTCCGTCGTCGTAAACATTATCGTAAAACACAAGGCCATCGCCAAAGTTTTACTGAAATCCAAATCGGCGAAATTTTAGCTGCAGGTCAAGCTGCTGCAAAGCCAGCAAAAGCAAAAGCCGCTAAAGCTGCAGAATAA
- the murJ gene encoding murein biosynthesis integral membrane protein MurJ: MNLLKALAKVGSMTFVSRILGFVRDTLIARVFGAGMLSDAFIVAFKIPNLLRRISAEGAFSQAFVPILAEYKSQRSFDETHNLISRVATWLGLILVVVTLLGMLAAPWIVSLIAPGFTADQPKMQLTVELLRITFPYIFFISLVSMAGGVLNTYNKFGIPAFTPVWLNVSMIAAVLFFADHFAEPIKVLAWAVFFGGFLQLIFQIPFLKQIGLLPKLDFHAGDDGVWRILKLMGPAVLGVSVAQISMITNTIFASFLKTGSVSWLYYADRLMEFPTGVLGVALGTILLPSLSKAYAGKDESEYSQLLDWGLRLTFILAAPAAVALAVLATPLVTALFHYGKFTPIDVVMTQQALVAYSVGLLGLILVKILAPGFYARQNIKTPVKIAVFTLVITQLMNGLFIFVLPLQHAGLALAIGLGACINASLLYYHLRQHNIFQPQPGWTIFLLKLFAALSVMGITLYFAMGDTGAWLHYGLMKRLIYLTGLVVLGGVSYFATLMLLGFKPRDYIRRVKH, encoded by the coding sequence ATGAATCTACTCAAAGCATTAGCCAAAGTTGGCAGCATGACTTTTGTGTCTCGTATATTGGGATTTGTGCGAGATACCTTGATTGCACGGGTGTTTGGCGCGGGCATGTTGAGCGATGCATTTATCGTTGCGTTCAAAATTCCTAATTTATTACGCCGAATTTCGGCTGAAGGTGCTTTTAGCCAAGCTTTCGTACCTATTTTGGCTGAATATAAAAGTCAGCGTAGTTTTGATGAAACGCATAATCTCATTAGCCGTGTTGCTACGTGGTTAGGTCTGATTCTAGTGGTTGTGACTTTGCTTGGTATGTTGGCCGCGCCGTGGATAGTTTCGCTTATTGCCCCTGGTTTTACCGCTGACCAACCGAAAATGCAGCTGACGGTTGAGTTGTTGCGCATTACTTTTCCTTATATTTTCTTTATCTCGCTAGTTTCAATGGCGGGTGGAGTGCTCAATACTTATAATAAATTTGGCATACCAGCATTTACGCCTGTTTGGTTGAATGTCAGCATGATTGCAGCGGTATTGTTTTTTGCCGATCATTTTGCTGAACCGATTAAAGTGCTGGCGTGGGCAGTGTTTTTTGGAGGATTTCTACAATTAATTTTTCAGATTCCGTTTCTAAAACAAATAGGCTTGTTACCTAAACTTGATTTTCATGCAGGCGATGATGGAGTGTGGCGCATTTTAAAGTTGATGGGTCCAGCAGTGTTGGGTGTATCAGTGGCGCAGATTTCTATGATCACGAATACGATATTTGCATCATTCTTAAAAACAGGTAGTGTGAGCTGGTTGTATTACGCAGATAGATTAATGGAGTTTCCAACAGGCGTGCTAGGTGTGGCCCTGGGTACTATATTGCTACCTAGTTTATCTAAAGCCTATGCGGGTAAAGATGAGAGTGAATACTCACAATTATTAGATTGGGGTTTGCGCTTAACCTTTATTTTAGCTGCACCTGCTGCTGTAGCATTAGCCGTACTCGCAACACCTTTAGTGACGGCTTTATTCCATTACGGAAAATTTACTCCGATTGATGTTGTGATGACGCAGCAAGCACTCGTAGCCTATAGCGTTGGTTTGCTAGGTTTGATTTTAGTGAAAATCCTAGCGCCAGGTTTTTATGCGCGACAAAATATTAAAACACCAGTTAAAATTGCTGTTTTCACATTAGTGATTACGCAATTGATGAACGGTTTGTTTATTTTTGTATTGCCTTTGCAACATGCTGGCTTGGCCTTGGCGATTGGCCTAGGCGCTTGTATCAATGCATCATTGCTTTATTATCATTTGCGTCAGCATAATATTTTTCAGCCGCAACCTGGCTGGACAATCTTCTTGCTTAAACTCTTTGCTGCGCTTAGTGTGATGGGTATCACGCTTTATTTTGCCATGGGTGATACTGGTGCTTGGCTGCATTATGGATTAATGAAGCGACTTATTTATCTTACTGGCTTAGTCGTGCTTGGAGGCGTGAGTTATTTTGCAACGCTAATGTTGCTAGGATTTAAGCCACGCGATTACATTCGTAGAGTTAAGCACTAA
- the rpsT gene encoding 30S ribosomal protein S20, whose protein sequence is MANTAQARKRARQAVKQRAHNASLRSTLRTAIKKIIKAVEAGDKVAATAVYSENVSVIDRIADKNIIHKNKASRHKSRLNAAIKAMSAEAPVAVAAKVKAAPKAKAAPKTA, encoded by the coding sequence ATGGCAAATACCGCACAAGCAAGAAAACGTGCTCGTCAAGCAGTTAAGCAACGCGCTCACAATGCAAGTTTGCGTTCTACTTTGCGTACCGCGATTAAAAAAATTATTAAAGCTGTAGAAGCTGGCGATAAAGTTGCCGCTACTGCTGTGTATAGCGAGAATGTAAGCGTGATTGACCGCATTGCGGACAAAAACATCATTCATAAAAATAAAGCATCACGCCATAAAAGCCGCTTAAATGCTGCGATTAAAGCGATGTCTGCTGAAGCTCCAGTAGCTGTAGCAGCGAAAGTAAAAGCTGCGCCTAAAGCTAAAGCCGCACCTAAAACAGCTTAA
- a CDS encoding 5-(carboxyamino)imidazole ribonucleotide synthase: MNHHQEQTPVILPPAMLGMLGGGQLGRFFVVAAHEMGYKVTVLDPDANSPAGKIADVHICAAFDDKGALLKLANTCEAISTEFENVPADSLSFLAETKPVRPSAYSVAIAQHRVSEKNFLKHAGLPVAPFEVINEVEDLPNDDSDIYPAILKVARFGYDGKGQARVKNQHEAQTAFAQFEREECVLEKMLKLDYEVSVVLARDVQGNVATFPTSENSHLNGILDVSIAPARGRDAISHQAQKLAILVAEKLAYTGVLGVEFFVCNGELLVNEIAPRPHNSGHYTIDACVTNQFEQQVRAMTGLPLGSSRQHSSAVMVNLLGDIWPEDADSAPEWQVALNNPMLKMHLYGKQQARAGRKMGHFTVINVSRDEAIKQAMQVRAELKIGE, translated from the coding sequence ATGAACCATCATCAAGAGCAAACACCAGTCATTCTTCCACCTGCAATGCTAGGCATGCTCGGAGGCGGTCAACTCGGTCGTTTTTTTGTAGTCGCGGCCCACGAAATGGGTTACAAAGTCACGGTGTTAGACCCTGATGCGAATAGCCCAGCAGGCAAGATTGCCGATGTACATATTTGCGCAGCATTTGATGATAAAGGCGCTTTATTAAAGCTAGCTAACACCTGCGAAGCAATTAGTACTGAATTTGAAAATGTACCAGCAGATTCACTCTCTTTTTTGGCTGAAACTAAACCTGTGCGTCCAAGTGCTTATAGTGTTGCGATTGCGCAGCATCGTGTAAGTGAGAAAAACTTTCTTAAACATGCTGGCTTGCCAGTTGCGCCATTCGAAGTCATTAATGAGGTAGAAGATTTACCGAATGATGACAGTGATATTTACCCAGCTATTCTAAAAGTTGCACGTTTCGGTTATGACGGTAAAGGTCAGGCTAGAGTCAAAAATCAACATGAAGCACAAACTGCATTTGCGCAATTTGAGCGCGAAGAGTGTGTGTTGGAGAAAATGTTGAAACTTGATTATGAAGTTTCAGTCGTGTTGGCGCGTGATGTGCAGGGCAATGTTGCTACATTCCCAACATCAGAAAATAGTCATCTCAATGGAATACTGGACGTCTCAATCGCACCCGCGCGTGGGCGCGATGCGATTAGCCATCAAGCGCAAAAGTTAGCGATTCTTGTGGCTGAAAAATTGGCTTATACAGGCGTGCTGGGAGTAGAATTTTTTGTTTGTAACGGTGAATTATTAGTGAATGAGATTGCGCCTAGACCACATAATTCTGGGCACTATACAATTGATGCTTGTGTGACGAATCAGTTTGAGCAGCAAGTGCGAGCAATGACCGGTTTGCCATTAGGTAGCTCAAGGCAGCATAGTTCAGCTGTGATGGTCAATCTATTAGGTGACATCTGGCCTGAAGATGCAGACTCTGCGCCTGAGTGGCAAGTTGCATTAAATAACCCAATGTTGAAAATGCATTTGTACGGTAAGCAGCAAGCACGTGCAGGCAGAAAAATGGGGCACTTTACCGTGATTAATGTGAGTCGTGATGAGGCGATCAAGCAAGCAATGCAAGTGCGTGCGGAATTAAAAATCGGAGAGTAA
- the purE gene encoding 5-(carboxyamino)imidazole ribonucleotide mutase: MNKQPLVAIIMGSDSDWPIMKAAAQMLADFDIAYTADVVSAHRTPDLMFSFAETAAQKGYQVIIAGAGGAAHLPGMVAAKTTLPVLGVPVPSKHLQGQDSLLSIVQMPKGIPVATFAIGEAGAANAGLFAASILANHDAALAGKLAEFRTKQAAKVHAMELSDKP, from the coding sequence ATGAATAAACAACCTTTAGTAGCGATTATTATGGGCTCTGATAGTGATTGGCCTATTATGAAAGCTGCTGCCCAGATGCTAGCTGACTTTGATATTGCTTATACTGCAGACGTGGTTTCAGCGCATCGCACTCCTGATTTAATGTTTAGTTTTGCCGAAACTGCTGCACAAAAAGGTTATCAGGTGATTATCGCTGGTGCAGGTGGCGCCGCACATTTGCCTGGTATGGTAGCGGCTAAAACTACTTTGCCAGTGTTAGGCGTGCCTGTGCCTTCTAAACATTTACAAGGCCAGGACTCACTTCTTTCTATCGTGCAAATGCCTAAAGGCATCCCAGTGGCTACCTTTGCAATTGGTGAGGCTGGTGCGGCGAATGCTGGTTTATTTGCAGCATCGATTTTAGCGAATCATGATGCGGCTTTAGCTGGTAAATTAGCCGAATTTCGCACTAAGCAGGCTGCAAAAGTGCACGCTATGGAATTAAGTGATAAGCCATAA
- a CDS encoding polyprenyl synthetase family protein, whose translation MTQSNTSSSSSPLNTIQSCIAADILAVNTVITHSLHSEVTLVNQVAHYIVNSGGKRLRPILVLLSGGLFGEVKPEHHQLAAVVEFIHTATLLHDDVVDESSKRRGQNTANAIFGNAASVLVGDFVYSRAFQMMVAVQNMRVMEVLSNATNVIAEGEVLQLLNIHNADVTDGAYLQVIHYKTAKLFEAATRLGAIISNASPSDEEALSQYGMHIGTAFQLIDDVLDLSGNASEIGKNLGDDLSEGKPTLPLLYAMRNGTADEAETIKRAIEHGGLEDLVTVLSAVERTGALDHVRKVAAKESELACAAIAHFADSPYKQAMLTLAEFAVARNY comes from the coding sequence GTGACGCAAAGCAACACTTCTTCTAGTAGCTCGCCTTTAAACACTATTCAATCTTGCATCGCCGCTGATATTCTGGCGGTGAATACAGTCATCACTCACTCTTTGCACTCTGAGGTGACCTTAGTTAATCAGGTTGCTCATTACATTGTTAATAGTGGTGGCAAGCGCTTACGTCCTATATTGGTACTACTTTCAGGCGGGCTTTTTGGAGAAGTGAAACCTGAGCATCACCAATTAGCTGCGGTAGTTGAATTTATTCATACCGCCACATTGCTGCATGACGATGTAGTGGATGAATCATCGAAACGTCGCGGACAAAATACTGCCAATGCTATTTTTGGCAATGCCGCCAGTGTGTTAGTGGGTGACTTTGTATATTCACGGGCTTTCCAAATGATGGTTGCTGTACAAAATATGCGCGTAATGGAGGTATTAAGCAATGCTACCAACGTTATTGCCGAAGGCGAAGTGCTGCAATTATTAAATATACACAATGCCGATGTGACAGATGGAGCCTATCTACAAGTCATTCATTACAAAACTGCTAAATTATTTGAAGCGGCTACGCGTTTAGGTGCCATTATCAGCAACGCCTCACCCAGCGATGAAGAAGCATTGAGTCAATATGGTATGCATATTGGCACAGCATTTCAGCTCATTGACGACGTGCTAGACTTAAGTGGCAATGCCTCAGAGATAGGCAAAAATTTAGGCGATGATTTAAGCGAAGGCAAACCCACACTACCCTTGCTATATGCCATGCGCAACGGGACAGCCGATGAGGCAGAAACAATAAAGCGCGCCATCGAACATGGCGGTTTAGAGGACTTAGTTACCGTATTAAGTGCTGTTGAACGAACTGGCGCACTGGATCATGTGCGTAAGGTAGCCGCTAAAGAATCTGAGTTAGCCTGCGCGGCTATCGCACATTTTGCTGATTCGCCTTATAAGCAGGCCATGTTAACCTTAGCGGAGTTTGCCGTAGCTCGAAATTATTAA
- the proB gene encoding glutamate 5-kinase, giving the protein MTAVESQLLASPSSNSSSLLLEAKVIVVKVGSSLVTNNGNGLDQAAIAAWAAQIAALVQQGKQIVLVSSGAVAEGMQRLGWKKRPTAVNELQAAAAVGQMGLVQMYESCFTEHQLHTAQVLLTHDDLADRKRYLNARSTLRTLLDLKVIPIINENDTVVTDEIRFGDNDTLGSLVANLIEADTLVILTDQQGLYSADPRKDKDAKFIQHATAGDVTLEQMAGGAGSSVGTGGMLTKILAAKRASRSGANTIIASGRERNVLVRLAAGEVIGTHLQTTEMKTTARKQWLADHLQLRGKLTLDAGAVKVIKQDGKSLLPIGVTAVEGSFERGEVVACCDENGVELARGLVNYSAMEATRIMRKSSKDIEKILGYVEEAELIHRDNLVLL; this is encoded by the coding sequence ATGACTGCTGTGGAATCACAATTGCTAGCTTCACCATCATCTAATTCATCGTCACTTTTGCTTGAAGCCAAAGTGATCGTAGTGAAAGTTGGCTCTAGTCTTGTCACCAATAATGGTAATGGTTTAGACCAAGCGGCAATTGCTGCTTGGGCGGCGCAAATTGCCGCTTTGGTGCAACAAGGCAAGCAGATTGTATTAGTTTCTAGTGGTGCAGTTGCTGAAGGTATGCAAAGATTGGGTTGGAAAAAACGCCCAACGGCTGTGAATGAATTGCAAGCTGCAGCAGCTGTAGGTCAAATGGGTTTGGTGCAGATGTACGAGAGCTGTTTTACTGAACATCAGTTACATACTGCGCAAGTGTTGTTAACCCATGATGATTTGGCTGACAGAAAGCGCTATTTGAATGCGCGCAGCACTTTACGTACTTTGCTTGATTTAAAGGTGATCCCTATCATCAACGAGAATGATACGGTAGTGACTGATGAAATTCGCTTTGGTGATAATGACACTTTAGGTTCATTGGTGGCTAATTTAATCGAAGCTGATACTTTAGTGATTTTAACGGATCAGCAAGGTTTGTATTCTGCTGACCCGCGTAAAGATAAAGATGCCAAGTTTATACAACATGCTACTGCAGGTGATGTAACACTAGAGCAGATGGCCGGCGGTGCTGGTAGCAGTGTTGGCACTGGCGGAATGTTAACCAAGATTCTTGCTGCAAAGCGCGCTTCCAGAAGTGGTGCAAATACTATCATTGCCTCAGGTCGTGAAAGAAACGTGCTGGTTCGTTTAGCCGCTGGTGAAGTAATTGGTACTCATCTGCAAACCACAGAAATGAAAACGACCGCGCGCAAGCAATGGTTAGCCGATCATTTACAGTTACGCGGAAAGTTAACGTTAGATGCAGGCGCGGTAAAAGTCATCAAGCAAGATGGCAAAAGTTTATTGCCAATTGGCGTAACAGCTGTTGAAGGTAGCTTTGAGCGCGGCGAAGTCGTTGCTTGTTGCGATGAAAATGGCGTGGAGTTGGCGCGTGGTTTAGTCAACTACTCAGCCATGGAGGCGACTAGAATCATGCGAAAATCTAGCAAAGACATTGAGAAAATATTGGGCTATGTGGAAGAGGCGGAATTGATACACAGAGACAATTTAGTCTTGTTGTAA
- a CDS encoding bifunctional riboflavin kinase/FAD synthetase, whose translation MQIFRHIPAQQQQPCALAIGNFDGMHLGHQALLKKLNETAKALNLTSAVMTFEPHPREFFAPETAPARLSSLREKLEHFAEAGVETTYVCRFNRRLAKLTPQEFMQNILRDSLNAQAILVGDDFRFGAMRAGSILDFLEAKFNLISLPQVDLDGARVSSTRVRSALATGALHEASVLLGRPYSMSGKVVHGAKLGRQLGFPTANVHMRHERPALTGVYAVKLDGMNSVANLGVRPTIAGVSKLMLEVNVLDFNADLYGQHVHVEFLHKIRDEQKFDGLDALKTQIALDVESARDFFKK comes from the coding sequence ATGCAAATATTTCGCCATATTCCTGCACAGCAACAGCAGCCTTGCGCGTTGGCGATAGGTAACTTTGATGGCATGCACTTAGGGCATCAGGCTTTATTGAAAAAACTGAATGAGACTGCAAAAGCGCTCAATCTGACTTCTGCCGTAATGACGTTTGAGCCGCATCCACGTGAGTTTTTTGCACCAGAAACAGCGCCGGCACGATTAAGTTCGCTGCGTGAAAAGCTTGAGCATTTTGCAGAAGCTGGTGTTGAAACCACTTATGTATGTCGCTTTAATCGACGTTTAGCCAAGTTAACACCACAAGAGTTCATGCAAAATATTTTGCGAGACTCATTGAATGCGCAAGCTATTTTGGTGGGCGATGATTTTAGATTTGGCGCCATGCGCGCTGGCTCTATATTAGATTTTTTAGAGGCGAAGTTTAATCTCATTAGTTTGCCGCAAGTTGATTTAGATGGTGCGCGCGTTTCTAGTACCCGCGTGCGCTCTGCATTGGCCACGGGTGCGTTACATGAAGCCAGTGTGTTATTAGGTCGCCCTTACAGTATGAGTGGCAAAGTGGTGCATGGTGCTAAGCTGGGGCGTCAACTTGGTTTCCCAACGGCTAACGTGCATATGCGACATGAGCGTCCTGCGTTAACGGGCGTGTATGCAGTAAAATTAGACGGTATGAACAGTGTGGCAAATTTAGGTGTGCGGCCGACAATTGCTGGCGTTTCAAAGTTGATGTTAGAAGTGAACGTATTAGATTTTAATGCAGACTTATACGGTCAACATGTACACGTGGAGTTTTTGCATAAAATTCGCGATGAGCAGAAGTTCGATGGCTTAGACGCCTTGAAGACACAAATTGCGCTGGATGTTGAATCCGCCAGAGATTTTTTTAAGAAATAA
- the cgtA gene encoding Obg family GTPase CgtA — protein MKFIDEATIKIYAGDGGNGVATFRREKYEPMGGPSGGDGGRGGSIIIEADRNINTLVDYRYTRTFRAQRGENGRSAECYGAKGEDMVLRVPVGTVISDKASEQMLVDLSEHGQRAQMASGGKGGLGNVHFKSSLNRAPRQCTKGDVGEEFELYLELKVLADVGLLGMPNAGKSTFIRSVSAAKPKVADYPFTTLHPNLGVVRVDTERSFVIADIPGIIEGAAEGAGLGHQFLRHLQRTSLLLHLVDIAPFDEAVDPVYEAKAIVEELRKYDEALYDKPRWLVLNKIDMLQESQEVVKQFVKDYGWKGRVFAISAISGVGCKELTYAIMQHIEENKREAEDALADTGLVNESAASKTVTKKDD, from the coding sequence ATGAAATTTATAGACGAAGCAACAATTAAAATCTACGCAGGCGACGGTGGTAACGGCGTTGCTACGTTTCGTCGCGAGAAATACGAACCGATGGGTGGCCCAAGTGGCGGTGACGGCGGCCGTGGCGGCTCTATCATCATTGAAGCCGATCGCAATATTAATACCTTAGTCGATTATCGCTATACGCGTACATTCAGAGCGCAACGTGGCGAAAATGGCCGCAGTGCTGAGTGCTACGGCGCAAAAGGCGAGGACATGGTATTGCGTGTGCCAGTCGGTACTGTGATTTCAGATAAAGCCAGCGAGCAAATGTTAGTGGATTTGAGTGAGCATGGTCAACGTGCGCAGATGGCGTCCGGAGGCAAGGGTGGTTTAGGTAATGTGCATTTTAAATCAAGCTTGAACCGCGCGCCACGCCAATGTACCAAGGGTGATGTAGGTGAAGAGTTTGAGCTTTATTTAGAGCTTAAAGTGTTAGCTGATGTTGGCTTGCTAGGCATGCCAAATGCGGGTAAATCTACATTTATTCGCTCAGTTTCTGCGGCAAAACCTAAGGTAGCTGATTATCCTTTTACCACCTTGCATCCTAATTTGGGTGTGGTTCGTGTGGATACGGAACGTAGTTTTGTGATTGCCGATATTCCAGGCATCATTGAAGGCGCTGCTGAAGGCGCAGGACTAGGCCATCAGTTTTTACGCCATTTGCAACGTACTTCTTTGCTATTGCATTTGGTCGATATTGCGCCATTTGATGAGGCTGTTGATCCAGTTTATGAAGCGAAAGCGATTGTTGAAGAGCTTCGTAAGTATGATGAAGCGTTGTATGATAAGCCACGCTGGTTGGTGTTGAACAAAATCGATATGTTGCAGGAGTCACAAGAGGTCGTAAAACAGTTCGTTAAAGACTACGGCTGGAAAGGTCGCGTATTTGCGATTTCGGCCATTAGCGGTGTTGGCTGTAAAGAGCTGACGTACGCAATCATGCAGCATATCGAAGAAAATAAGCGTGAGGCTGAAGATGCTTTGGCTGATACAGGCTTGGTTAATGAGAGCGCAGCAAGTAAAACTGTGACAAAAAAAGACGATTAG
- the rpmA gene encoding 50S ribosomal protein L27, producing MAHKKAGGSSRNGRDSHSQRLGVKAFGETVVTAGSIIVRQRGTKMHAGENVGMGKDHTLYAKADGKVSFAIKGALKRHTVSIIVAV from the coding sequence ATGGCACACAAAAAAGCAGGCGGTAGTTCACGTAACGGTCGCGATTCACACTCACAACGACTAGGTGTTAAAGCATTTGGTGAAACAGTAGTGACAGCAGGTAGTATTATTGTTCGTCAACGCGGTACAAAAATGCACGCAGGCGAAAATGTTGGCATGGGTAAAGATCATACTTTGTACGCAAAAGCGGACGGTAAAGTATCATTTGCAATTAAAGGCGCTTTAAAACGCCACACTGTAAGCATTATTGTTGCAGTTTAA